Proteins from a genomic interval of Chryseobacterium indologenes:
- a CDS encoding Lrp/AsnC family transcriptional regulator has protein sequence MAAEHYTLDEKDFSILRLLQKDAKMSVRDISARINLSPTPTHERVKRMEKSGVIKEYTAVVDRKKVNKGMMVICMIALNVHNKKTAGKFIEEVSRLKEVVEFYNISGDFDFMLKILAPNMDEFHEFFIGKLSEIEGIGQTKSIFVMSSIKESAQIL, from the coding sequence ATGGCAGCAGAACATTATACTCTGGATGAAAAAGACTTTTCTATCCTCAGACTTCTTCAAAAAGATGCTAAAATGAGTGTCCGAGATATTTCCGCAAGAATCAATCTGAGCCCCACTCCTACGCATGAACGTGTCAAGCGAATGGAAAAATCCGGTGTGATCAAAGAATACACAGCAGTAGTGGACCGTAAAAAAGTAAATAAAGGAATGATGGTCATCTGTATGATTGCTTTGAATGTTCACAATAAAAAAACTGCAGGAAAATTCATTGAAGAAGTGAGTAGACTCAAAGAGGTGGTAGAGTTTTATAACATCAGCGGGGATTTTGATTTTATGCTAAAAATTCTCGCTCCCAATATGGATGAATTTCATGAATTTTTCATCGGCAAACTTTCAGAAATTGAAGGGATCGGTCAGACAAAAAGTATTTTTGTGATGAGCAGTATTAAAGAAAGTGCCCAGATCCTTTAA
- a CDS encoding DUF2652 domain-containing protein: protein MKTNISEGIILIPDFSGFTEFVFNTKLYTGEYIVRELLSTLIDVNDTYFDISEIEGDAILFYRYDEQPSYHNISVMLRKMRDAFNNKIEELSKSLSTTIDLSLKFIVHYGTFSQYNIGNFRKLYGKTIVEAHQLLKNEVAEHPSYALYTHSFLENSKKHDIDDHEGEVHQEEVGMIHYFENIN, encoded by the coding sequence ATGAAGACAAATATATCGGAGGGCATCATTCTTATTCCGGATTTCAGCGGATTCACAGAGTTTGTGTTCAATACAAAATTGTATACTGGTGAGTATATTGTAAGAGAATTGCTCTCTACATTGATTGATGTGAACGATACCTATTTTGATATTTCGGAAATTGAAGGGGATGCTATTTTGTTTTATCGTTATGATGAACAGCCATCTTATCATAATATTTCAGTGATGCTTCGGAAAATGAGGGATGCTTTCAATAATAAAATTGAAGAATTAAGCAAAAGCCTGAGTACTACCATTGATTTATCACTGAAATTTATTGTGCATTACGGAACATTTTCTCAGTATAACATCGGAAACTTCAGAAAATTATATGGAAAAACCATAGTGGAAGCTCATCAGCTCCTGAAAAACGAAGTGGCGGAACATCCTTCGTATGCATTATACACCCATTCTTTTCTTGAGAACAGTAAAAAGCATGATATTGATGATCATGAAGGTGAAGTTCACCAGGAAGAGGTGGGCATGATTCACTATTTTGAAAATATAAACTAG
- a CDS encoding MFS transporter: MSTRKNVILILASVGTFVEALDIAIINLTIPSIQEQFHIGAEKVQWLQTLYVLFFGGFLIIGGKLSDQIGRKKIFLTGALIFMLTSLGAGLSQSFDMLAVFRALQGLGAAFVMPAALSIVTNTFMEEQERNRAIGIFSSFAAIGSGSGLSVGGIISTYLSWHWVFLINVPILLITLVLSYYYLPADEKNENAQKTDIISGMLLVLGLLSLTYGTHELLHIKDHPFLVVGSLFTAVLLLTMVFYRLKSVSEPLFDLKLFKHRSLVVSNAAFFTLGAFFIGFLFLISLMLQKDMGYSAASAGLMLVPFSVISALTAKFILPHVSKRLSSSQMGVLGWLFMLMGGILLLTSLYTGHPLAVVLLGAACISGIGMTFCFTALSVMGIQDVESSNYGLASSLSSTSYFLGAGIGLSFMTLMSQVFPSEFAVGSLNLIILIGYALLALGMLIYFIVTSLKVKQTKMAVSS; encoded by the coding sequence ATGAGTACAAGGAAAAATGTAATATTAATTTTAGCATCGGTAGGAACGTTTGTGGAGGCTTTGGATATTGCCATTATTAATTTAACAATTCCTTCTATTCAGGAGCAGTTTCATATTGGGGCAGAAAAAGTTCAGTGGCTGCAGACCCTTTATGTATTATTTTTCGGTGGCTTTCTGATTATTGGCGGAAAGCTTTCGGATCAGATAGGAAGAAAGAAAATCTTTTTAACAGGTGCTCTTATTTTTATGCTGACGTCACTGGGAGCTGGGCTTTCTCAAAGTTTTGATATGTTAGCTGTATTCCGTGCTTTGCAGGGATTGGGTGCAGCGTTTGTGATGCCGGCAGCTTTATCTATCGTTACGAATACCTTCATGGAAGAGCAGGAAAGAAACCGGGCGATCGGAATTTTTAGCTCTTTTGCTGCCATCGGATCTGGAAGCGGGCTTTCAGTAGGAGGAATCATCAGTACATACCTGAGCTGGCATTGGGTATTTTTAATCAATGTTCCGATCCTTTTAATAACATTAGTGCTGTCTTACTATTATCTGCCGGCAGATGAGAAAAATGAAAACGCGCAGAAAACTGATATTATTTCCGGAATGCTCTTAGTATTGGGGCTTTTAAGCCTGACCTATGGAACTCATGAATTGCTTCACATTAAAGATCATCCATTCCTGGTAGTAGGTTCTCTGTTTACGGCAGTATTGCTTTTAACGATGGTCTTCTATCGGTTAAAGTCTGTTTCTGAACCCTTATTTGATTTAAAATTGTTTAAACACAGATCGCTGGTAGTTTCTAATGCCGCTTTCTTTACGCTGGGAGCATTTTTTATAGGTTTCTTATTCCTTATTTCTTTAATGCTTCAGAAAGATATGGGGTATAGCGCTGCATCTGCAGGTTTGATGCTTGTACCTTTCAGTGTGATTTCGGCTCTGACTGCAAAATTCATTTTGCCGCATGTATCAAAGCGCTTGAGTTCTTCTCAAATGGGAGTTTTAGGTTGGCTCTTTATGCTGATGGGCGGAATATTGTTGCTGACATCGTTGTACACCGGACATCCATTAGCTGTAGTGCTTCTGGGCGCGGCATGTATCTCCGGGATCGGAATGACCTTTTGCTTTACAGCTCTTTCAGTAATGGGAATTCAGGATGTGGAATCTTCCAATTACGGATTGGCATCAAGTTTGAGTTCTACAAGTTACTTCCTTGGCGCTGGAATTGGATTGTCATTCATGACTTTAATGAGTCAGGTCTTTCCTTCAGAATTTGCAGTAGGCAGCCTTAATCTTATCATTCTGATTGGCTATGCTCTTTTAGCACTGGGAATGTTAATTTATTTTATCGTAACAAGCTTAAAAGTGAAACAAACAAAAATGGCTGTTTCATCATAA